A region from the Melopsittacus undulatus isolate bMelUnd1 chromosome 13, bMelUnd1.mat.Z, whole genome shotgun sequence genome encodes:
- the MMP28 gene encoding LOW QUALITY PROTEIN: matrix metalloproteinase-28 (The sequence of the model RefSeq protein was modified relative to this genomic sequence to represent the inferred CDS: deleted 1 base in 1 codon) → MGPRAAGALRAALALGLLAAAQPGPAPRQRRDAELFLEKYGYFGKQAPGTHSPDEFTDALRDFQRVTHLPLSGVLDAPTLHQMALPRCGTGDGERDTGTQQASSTRRHRRTAQHGGRWYKRHLTYRVVNWPQYLPQHKVRLAVRAAFELWSNVSSLVFWEVRDGPADIRLTFFHGDHNDGLNNAFDGPGGALAHAFFPRRGEAHFDSAERWSLHSGKGRNLFIVVAHEVGHTLGLQHSPVRRALMSPYYKKLGKDFVLSWDDVLAVQSLYGKPSKGLAIQLPGKVFTHFQDWSTDPYGGDRQQRSPSAYYCHSFFDAITADGDHNIYIFKGNHYWMVPVHGNASDPQPLQTRWPGLPAGIDASAWSQSTGKFYFFKGGRCWRYMGSRLDAGFPTKCSARGLPRHPDTALHFQQLRRMVLFKGPKYYVLGEEPLALEPYYPRSLRDWQGLPSGTAGALTHSDGSVYFFRDERYWCFQPGQLRVVASGKWAAELPWMGCWDGNSGHVLF, encoded by the exons ATGGGGCCGCGGGCGGCCGGGGCGCTGCGGGCAGCGCTGGCGCTGGGGCTGCTGGCGGCGGCGCAGCCGGGACCGGCCCCTCGGCAGCGGAGGGACGCGGAG CTATTCCTGGAGAAATATGGCTACTTTGGGAAGCAGGCTCCTGGCACACACAGCCCTGATGAGTTCACGGATGCACTGAG gGACTTCCAGCGGGTGACCCACCTCCCGCTCAGCGGGGTCCTGGATGCCCCCACGCTCCATCAGATGGCTCTGCCGCGGTGTGGCACCGGTGATGGGGAGAGGGATACAGGGACACAACAGGCATCCAGCACCCGGCGTCACAGGCGCACTGCACAGCACG GCGGGAGGTGGTACAAGCGGCACCTGACGTACCGGGTGGTGAACTGGCCCCAGTACCTGCCGCAGCACAAGGTCCGTCTCGCCGTCAGAGCCGCCTTCGAGCTCTGGAGCAACGTGTCCTCCCTGGTGTTCTGGGAGGTGCGGGATGGCCCGGCCGACATCCGCCTCACCTTCTTCCATGGGGACCACAACGATGGGCTCAACAATGCCTTCGATGGGCCAG GAGGTGCTCTGGCTCATGCCTTCTTCCCCCGGCGCGGTGAAGCTCACTTCGACAGCGCCGAGCGCTGGTCCCTGCACAGCGGCAAAGGGAGAAACCTCTTCATCGTGGTGGCCCATGAGGTCGGGCACAcgctggggctgcagcactcCCCTGTCAGGAGAGCTCTGATGTCCCCCTACTACAAGAAGCTCGGCAAGGACTTTGTGCTCAGCTGGGATGATGTCCTGGCCGTGCAGAGCCTGTATG GGAAGCCATCCAAGGGCTTGGCCATCCAGCTCCCAGGGAAGGTCTTCACTCACTTCCAGGACTGGAGCACAGATCCTTATGGTGGGGACCGGCAGCAGAGGAGCCCCAGTGCCTATTACTGCCACTCCTTCTTCGATGCCATAACTGCTG ATGGGGATCACAACATCTACATCTTCAAGGGCAACCACTACTGGATGGTGCCGGTTCATGGCAATGCTAGTGACCCTCAGCCGCTGCAGACGCGCTGGCCTGGCCTCCCTGCTGGGATCGATGCCTCTGCCTGGTCCCAGAGCACTGGCAAGTTCTACTTCTTCAAAG GAGGAAGATGCTGGCGCTACATGGGCTCCAGGTTGGATGCGGGTTTCCCCACT AAGTGCAGTGCCCGTGGGCTCCCGCGGCACCCGGACACAGCCCTGCACTTCCAGCAGCTCCGGCGCATGGTGCTCTTCAAGGGACCCAAGTACTATGTGCTGGGCGAGGAGCCCCTCGCCCTGGAGCCCTATTACCCCCGCAGCCTGCGGGACTGGCAGGGGCTGCCCTCGGGCACCGCGGGTGCCCTCACCCACAGCGACGGCTCCGTCTACTTCTTCAGGGATGAGCGGTACTGGTGCTTCCAGCCCGGGCAGCTGCGGGTGGTGGCCAGTGGCAAATGGGCGGCAGAGCTGCCCTGGATGGGCTGCTGGGATGGCAACAGTGGGCACGTCCTGTTCTGA
- the GAS2L2 gene encoding LOW QUALITY PROTEIN: GAS2-like protein 2 (The sequence of the model RefSeq protein was modified relative to this genomic sequence to represent the inferred CDS: inserted 2 bases in 1 codon): protein MWGPPCPAVRSIRPYRSSEQYLYAMKEDLAEWLKELYELDIEVSTFVEVLETGSVLCSHANNITHVAEEFSRACPSAAQHLHLPAAGVACNLAAQPGTFQARDNVSNFIQWCRKEMDIKDVLMFETEDLVLRKNEKNFVLCLLELARRAARFGVRAPTLVQMEQEIEEELRQEMELPPAGTPRPXPRKTQHLHNLDQMVQHLVSRCTCPVQFPMIKISEGKYRVGDSDTLIFVRILREHVMVRVGGGWDTLEHYLDKHDPCRCTSLSHKQALKSRSLQQQVQHEIRLCPAPKGRGQPQPTVLVSRSQSPLPPVTWGSRVPPGLNPPSPEGSGHPVGASARREQPQRVPFGQDTRAISSPFGTATAPIQVTRSPQLCLQAAQQGTPPFPCTPQHTGRRGGGPGHRMGAPQ from the exons ATGTGGGGGCCGCCGTGCCCGGCGGTGCGGAGCATCCGTCCCTACCGGTCCAGCGAGCAGTACCTCTATGCCATGAAGGAGGACCTGGCCGAGTGGCTGAAGGAGCTCTATGAGCTGGACATCGAGGTGAGCACCTTCGTGGAGGTGCTGGAGACAGGCTCCGTGCTCTGCTCCCATGCCAACAACATCACCCACGTGGCAGAGGAGTTCTCCCGTGCCTgtcccagtgcagcccagcacctccACCTGCCTGCAGCCGGGGTCGCCTGTAAcctggcagcacagcctggcacGTTCCAGGCCAGGGACAACGTCTCCAACTTCATTCAGTGGTGCAGGAAGGAGATGGATATTAAAG ACGTGCTGATGTTCGAGACTGAGGACCTGGTGCTGAGGAAGAACGAGAAGAACTTTGTGCTGTGCCTGCTGGAGCTGGCTCGCCGCGCTGCCCGCTTCGGGGTGCGCGCCCCCACCCTCGTGCAGATGGAGCAGGAGATAGAGGAGGAGCTGCGGCAGGAGATGGAGCTGCCACCTGCGGGcaccccccggcc cccccggaAAACACAGCACCTCCACAACCTGGACCAGATG GTCCAGCACCTGGTGAGCCGCTGTACCTGCCCCGTCCAGTTCCCCATGATCAAGATATCCGAAGGGAAATACCGTGTGGGTGACTCTGACACCCTCATCTTTGTCCGG ATCCTGCGGGAGCACGTCATGGTGCGGGTCGGGGGCGGCTGGGACACGCTGGAGCATTACCTGGACAAGCACGACCCTTGCCGCTGCACCTCGCTCT CTCACAAACAAGCCCTGAAGagcaggagcctgcagcagcaagTGCAGCACGAGATCAGGCTGTGCCCAGCACCCAAGGGCCGTGGCCAGCCCCAGCCCACCGTGCTGGTCAGCCGCTCGCAGAGCCCCCTGCCCCCCGTTACATGGGGGTCCCGAGTGCCCCCCGGCCTGAATCCCCCTTCTCCGGAGGGCTCAGGTCACCCAGTGGGTGCCAGCGCCCGTCGGGAGCAGCCCCAGAGGGTCCCCTTCGGGCAG GACACGAGAGCCATCAGCTCCCCCTTTGGGACGGCCACCGCCCCCATCCAGGTCACCCGCTcgccccagctctgcctgcaggctgcccagCAGGGCACCCCCCCCTTCCCGTGTACCCCCCAGCACACagggcggcggggggggggcccagGGCACCGCATGGGAGCACCCCAATGA